CGCTGGGCCGTCCGCCGGGCCCTGACCAAGCTGATCGACCGGATGAACCGCTCCGCCCAGGCGGTGGAGGGGACCGCCCTCGGCGGTCTGCTGGTCAACGCCGAGCGGCGGCGGCAGCGCTCCGAGGCCATCGGCTCGGTGCTCCGCTCCGTGACGTCCTTCCTGATCCTGGGCACGGCCGGGCTGATGATCCTGGGCGCCTTCAAGATCGACCTGGCGCCGCTGCTCGCTTCGGCCGGTGTGGCCGGTGTGGCGATCGGTTTCGGCGCGCGGAACCTGGTGACGGACTTCCTGTCCGGGGTCTTCATGATCCTGGAGGACCAGTACGGCGTCGGCGACTCGGTCGACGCGGGCGTGGCCTCCGGGGAGGTCGTCGAGGTGGGCCTGCGGGTGACCAAGCTGCGCGGGGTGGACGGCGAGATCTGGTACGTGCGCAACGGCGAGATCAAGCGGATAGGGAACCTCAGCCAGGGCTGGGCGACGGCCGGGGTGGACGTCACCGTCCGGCCGACGGAGGACCTGGAGCAGGTGCGGGCCGTGATCACCGAGGCGGGCGAGGCCATGGCGAAGGAGGAGCCCTGGAACGAGCGCCTCTGGGGTCCGGTGGAGGTGCTCGGTCTGAGCGAGGTGCTGCTGGACTCGATGACGGTCCGGGTCTCGGTGAAGACGATGCCGGGCAAGAAGCTGGGCGTGGAGCGCGAGCTGCGCTGGCGCATCAAGCGGGGTCTTGACGAGGCCGGGATCCGGATCGTGGGCGGGATTCCGCCGCAGGCCGAGGAGACGAAGGCCGACCCGACGGCCGGCATGGCGGCACCTTCGGCGTTCGCCTCGACGACCTCACCGCAGTCGGCGGCGGCGACGCCCCTGCCGAAGCCGGACCTCTCGAAGTAGTCCCTGCTGTCCCTCACGCCCCCGCGGTAACGCTTTCGTTGCCTTCGGGGGTGTGTCGCGTTCCCGGGTCTTGACGCCCGAGTGACGGCCGCCTTACCTTCCTCCCAACCCAATAGGAAACTTTCCTAACAGTGCCCCTCACAGGTACTGCAGCCACCGTACGAG
This is a stretch of genomic DNA from Streptomyces sp. R44. It encodes these proteins:
- a CDS encoding mechanosensitive ion channel family protein, encoding MPVTLDEAAEKATNAASWVEENWSTWLNTGLRILLILVVALVLRWAVRRALTKLIDRMNRSAQAVEGTALGGLLVNAERRRQRSEAIGSVLRSVTSFLILGTAGLMILGAFKIDLAPLLASAGVAGVAIGFGARNLVTDFLSGVFMILEDQYGVGDSVDAGVASGEVVEVGLRVTKLRGVDGEIWYVRNGEIKRIGNLSQGWATAGVDVTVRPTEDLEQVRAVITEAGEAMAKEEPWNERLWGPVEVLGLSEVLLDSMTVRVSVKTMPGKKLGVERELRWRIKRGLDEAGIRIVGGIPPQAEETKADPTAGMAAPSAFASTTSPQSAAATPLPKPDLSK